The following are from one region of the Cyanobium gracile PCC 6307 genome:
- a CDS encoding polyphenol oxidase family protein: MAEALEPPFDRPDAGFNDLPGWTWVGTYGGHYLQCDLLAAFEHGFFTRQWQGRPPEELAGALSAGVSVHRTRQVHGGAVLAASAADREPWPEADGLRSDLGGQSLWVCGADCTPVLIADPASGRVAACHAGWRGVAARIVPAAIEALVADGASRDRLVVALGPAVAGFRYQVERSVTLQVAAAMAPEGSGPPPERALADLERCGALLPDPAPGRDRLDIRRATALQLEGQGIGPERIGLCPLCTVAEPALFHSWRRDGVRAVQWSGVVSQG, from the coding sequence ATGGCTGAGGCGCTCGAGCCCCCCTTCGATCGGCCCGATGCCGGCTTCAACGACCTCCCCGGCTGGACCTGGGTGGGCACCTATGGCGGCCACTATCTCCAGTGCGACCTGCTGGCGGCCTTTGAGCACGGCTTCTTCACCCGCCAGTGGCAGGGGCGGCCGCCGGAGGAGCTGGCCGGCGCCCTCAGTGCCGGCGTCAGTGTGCACCGCACCCGCCAGGTGCATGGCGGTGCTGTGCTGGCCGCCTCCGCCGCCGACCGGGAGCCCTGGCCGGAGGCCGACGGACTGCGCAGCGACCTGGGCGGCCAGAGCCTCTGGGTGTGCGGGGCCGACTGCACCCCCGTGCTGATCGCCGACCCCGCCAGCGGCCGGGTGGCGGCCTGCCATGCGGGCTGGCGCGGGGTCGCGGCCAGGATCGTGCCGGCGGCGATCGAGGCGCTGGTGGCCGATGGCGCCAGCCGTGATCGGCTTGTGGTGGCGCTCGGTCCGGCCGTGGCCGGCTTCCGCTACCAGGTGGAACGCTCCGTGACCCTGCAGGTGGCCGCCGCCATGGCGCCCGAGGGCAGCGGCCCGCCGCCGGAGCGGGCCCTGGCCGATCTGGAGCGCTGCGGCGCCCTGCTGCCGGATCCCGCCCCCGGCCGGGACCGGCTCGACATCCGACGGGCCACGGCGCTGCAGCTGGAAGGCCAGGGGATCGGGCCGGAGCGGATCGGTCTCTGCCCGCTCTGCACCGTGGCCGAACCGGCCCTGTTCCATTCTTGGCGTCGCGACGGGGTCAGGGCGGTGCAGTGGAGCGGTGTGGTGTCCCAAGGCTGA
- the ppsA gene encoding phosphoenolpyruvate synthase, whose product MRDSDRLVVSLAKVGLDAIAEVGGKNASLGEMIQRLEPAGVRVPGGFATTAAAYRLFIAANGLRPVLAELLDGLDADDLAALQAAGQGARERIGRAELPPPLAQAIVAAYRELSGELASGGGPAVVAVRSSATAEDLPEASFAGQQETFLHVEGEAALLEACRRCYASLFTDRAIVYRQQHGFDHLEVALSIGVQRMVRSDLASSGVMFSIDTETGFRDAVLLTAAWGLGENVVQGAVNPDEWLIFKPTLEQGFAPILSRRLGSKALRMVYADPGGGDGRAVRNEAVSPEDRRRFALSDAEALTLARWACVIERHYGERRGVPTPMDIEWAKDGLSGELFILQARPETVESRRGGAVLRSWHLEPHEAEEITSGRAIGASVCSGRARVISDPGEIARFMDGDLLVTRRTDPDWEPILKKASGVVTDQGGRTCHAAIIAREMGLTAIVGTGDGTGRIADGDTITLSCCEGDVGHVYRGAVPFRVEEQAIGDLPATRTRILMNVGNPEEAFHLASIPCDGVGLARLEFIIANHIRVHPMALLAPERVTAAADRAAIAELVAGYDAPADYYVDLLSQGMARIAAAFHPRPVILRFSDFKSNEYARLQGGAAFEPAEENPMIGWRGASRYYAPAFRAAFALECRALRRVRESMGLANVIPMVPFCRTPEEGDRVLEVMAGEGLVRGRDGLEVYVMCELPSNVIGAEAFAERFDGFSIGSNDLTQLTLGLDRDSALVADLFDERHPTVKDMIRLAIRTVRRCGRKIGICGQAPSDYPDFARFLVEEGIDSISLNPDAVVPTRIAIAAMETELDAASPAGKA is encoded by the coding sequence CGGGCGGCTTCGCCACCACGGCCGCCGCCTACCGGCTCTTCATCGCCGCCAACGGACTCCGGCCGGTGCTGGCCGAGCTGCTTGACGGGCTGGATGCCGACGATCTGGCGGCCCTGCAGGCGGCCGGCCAGGGGGCCCGGGAGCGGATCGGCCGGGCGGAACTGCCACCGCCGCTGGCCCAGGCGATCGTGGCCGCCTACCGGGAGCTCAGCGGCGAGCTGGCCTCTGGCGGCGGCCCGGCCGTGGTGGCGGTGCGCTCCAGCGCCACGGCCGAGGATCTGCCGGAGGCCAGCTTCGCCGGGCAGCAGGAGACGTTTCTGCATGTCGAGGGGGAGGCGGCCCTGCTGGAGGCCTGCCGGCGCTGCTACGCGTCGCTGTTCACCGATCGGGCCATCGTCTACCGGCAGCAGCACGGCTTCGATCACCTGGAGGTGGCCCTCTCGATCGGGGTGCAGCGCATGGTGCGCTCCGATCTGGCCAGTTCCGGGGTGATGTTCAGCATCGACACCGAAACCGGCTTCCGCGACGCCGTGCTGCTGACCGCCGCCTGGGGGCTGGGGGAGAACGTGGTGCAGGGCGCCGTGAACCCGGATGAGTGGCTGATCTTCAAGCCCACCCTGGAGCAGGGGTTCGCCCCGATCCTGAGCCGGCGGCTGGGGAGCAAGGCCCTGCGCATGGTCTATGCCGACCCCGGCGGCGGTGATGGCCGGGCGGTGCGCAACGAAGCTGTATCCCCGGAGGACCGCCGGCGCTTCGCCCTCAGCGACGCCGAAGCCCTGACCCTGGCGCGCTGGGCCTGCGTGATCGAACGCCACTACGGCGAGCGCCGCGGGGTGCCCACCCCGATGGACATCGAGTGGGCCAAGGACGGCCTCAGCGGCGAGCTGTTCATCCTCCAGGCCCGGCCGGAAACGGTGGAATCCCGCCGGGGCGGAGCGGTGCTGCGCAGCTGGCACCTGGAGCCGCACGAGGCCGAGGAGATCACCAGCGGCCGGGCCATCGGCGCCTCGGTATGCAGCGGCCGGGCCCGGGTGATCAGCGATCCCGGCGAGATCGCCCGGTTCATGGACGGCGACCTGCTGGTGACCCGCCGCACGGACCCCGACTGGGAGCCGATCCTGAAGAAGGCCAGTGGGGTGGTCACCGACCAGGGGGGCCGCACCTGCCACGCGGCGATCATCGCCCGGGAGATGGGCCTGACGGCGATCGTCGGCACGGGCGACGGCACCGGCCGGATCGCCGACGGCGACACCATCACCCTGAGCTGCTGCGAGGGGGACGTGGGCCACGTCTACCGGGGGGCGGTGCCGTTCCGGGTGGAGGAGCAGGCCATCGGCGACCTGCCGGCCACCCGAACCCGGATCCTGATGAACGTGGGCAACCCCGAGGAGGCCTTCCACCTGGCCTCGATCCCCTGCGACGGCGTGGGCCTGGCCCGGCTGGAGTTCATCATCGCCAACCACATCCGGGTGCACCCGATGGCCCTGCTCGCGCCCGAGCGGGTGACGGCGGCGGCCGACCGGGCGGCCATCGCGGAACTGGTGGCGGGGTACGACGCGCCGGCCGACTACTACGTGGACCTGCTCAGCCAGGGCATGGCCCGGATCGCCGCCGCCTTCCATCCGCGGCCGGTGATCCTGCGCTTCTCCGACTTCAAGAGCAACGAGTACGCCCGCCTGCAGGGCGGAGCGGCCTTTGAGCCGGCGGAGGAGAACCCGATGATCGGCTGGCGCGGGGCCTCCCGCTACTACGCCCCCGCCTTCCGCGCCGCCTTCGCGCTGGAGTGCCGGGCCCTGCGACGGGTGCGGGAGTCGATGGGGCTGGCCAACGTGATCCCGATGGTCCCCTTCTGCCGCACCCCCGAGGAGGGGGACCGGGTGCTGGAGGTCATGGCCGGCGAGGGGCTGGTGCGGGGGAGGGACGGCCTGGAGGTGTACGTGATGTGCGAACTGCCGAGCAACGTGATCGGCGCCGAGGCCTTCGCCGAACGCTTCGACGGCTTCTCGATCGGCTCCAACGACCTCACCCAGCTCACCCTGGGGCTCGACCGGGATTCGGCCCTGGTGGCGGACCTGTTCGACGAGCGGCATCCCACGGTCAAGGACATGATCCGGCTGGCGATCCGCACGGTCCGCCGCTGCGGCCGCAAGATCGGCATCTGCGGCCAGGCCCCGAGCGACTACCCCGACTTCGCCCGTTTTCTGGTGGAGGAGGGGATCGACTCGATCAGCCTCAACCCCGATGCGGTGGTGCCCACCCGCATCGCCATCGCCGCCATGGAGACCGAGCTGGACGCTGCCAGCCCAGCGGGCAAGGCGTGA
- a CDS encoding Tab2/Atab2 family RNA-binding protein: MSAAAVVQAPGPDWELDYYSRPILEADGKKRWELLICSTAGLQPTPDPFRWSMDCPAASVNSQWLRGAIEAALAAAAEQGYGPPRRLRCWRGSMRAMVQRAAEGLGLELVPSRRCYGLVEWLRERQASVYPLEPGYMAGPLAPPPQPIPPVALPLPEAARGDRWSWATLTAATLAEAGGWEIAFPGLVALPSAIDPATPVPGIRLFSRRRALAIAGWLSGLEPTRLEVSAGQLVLEAGLEDRWILARLPEEEARLAQQAFAEARERAGGLQFIAIQASEEASTLEGFWLLRDLPDG; the protein is encoded by the coding sequence ATGAGCGCAGCGGCAGTGGTGCAGGCCCCCGGCCCGGACTGGGAGCTCGATTACTACTCCAGGCCGATCCTGGAGGCCGATGGCAAGAAGCGCTGGGAGCTGCTGATCTGCTCGACGGCGGGCCTGCAGCCGACGCCGGACCCCTTCCGCTGGTCGATGGACTGTCCGGCCGCCAGCGTTAATTCCCAGTGGCTGCGCGGGGCGATCGAGGCGGCCCTGGCGGCGGCCGCTGAGCAGGGCTACGGCCCGCCGCGGCGGCTGCGCTGCTGGCGCGGCTCGATGCGGGCCATGGTGCAGCGGGCGGCCGAAGGGCTCGGCCTGGAGCTGGTGCCGAGCCGGCGCTGCTATGGCCTGGTGGAGTGGCTGCGGGAACGTCAGGCCAGCGTCTACCCCCTGGAGCCCGGCTACATGGCCGGCCCCCTCGCCCCGCCACCGCAGCCGATTCCCCCCGTGGCCCTGCCCCTGCCCGAGGCGGCCCGGGGCGACCGCTGGAGCTGGGCCACCCTGACCGCCGCCACCCTGGCCGAGGCCGGCGGCTGGGAGATCGCCTTCCCCGGCCTGGTGGCCCTGCCGTCCGCCATCGATCCCGCCACACCGGTCCCCGGGATCCGGCTGTTCAGCCGCCGGCGGGCCCTGGCCATCGCCGGCTGGCTGTCCGGTCTGGAGCCGACCCGGCTGGAGGTCAGCGCCGGCCAGCTGGTGCTGGAGGCGGGCCTCGAGGATCGCTGGATCCTGGCTCGACTGCCGGAGGAGGAGGCGCGGCTGGCCCAGCAGGCCTTTGCGGAGGCCCGGGAGAGGGCCGGCGGCCTCCAGTTCATCGCCATCCAGGCCAGCGAGGAGGCCTCCACCCTGGAGGGCTTCTGGCTGCTGCGCGACCTGCCCGATGGCTGA
- a CDS encoding NAD(P)/FAD-dependent oxidoreductase produces MLRLSELKLPLDHSAADLDAAITRRLRLAPGELRGHHLVKRSVDARRRGAIALVYCLDLELEGGARRRLLRRFAGDPHLRPTPDSRYRPVARAEGTSSELRPVVVGAGPCGYFAALLLAQMGWRPLLLERGKAVKERTADTFGFWQGRRRFDPGSNVQFGEGGAGTFSDGKLYSQVSENPTYIRKVLEELVAAGADPEILTLHHPHIGTFKLATVVRGLRARIEALGGEVRFGQHVVELLLGDGPERRLAGVRLADGTCIATRHLVLAPGHSARDTFAMLHRLGVAMEPKPFAVGVRIEHPQALVDRARWGEAAGHPRLGPAEYKLVHHGGEAGAGRSVYSFCMCPGGLVVGATSEEGCVVTNGMSQHSRRERNANSGLVVPISQEDLAPYAQEGAEALAGIAFQRHWERQAFDAGGGDYRAPAQWLEDFLEHRPSQESPPEAVVGSYQPGLRFGSLDGCLPAYVLDAIREALPAFARRIPGYAMAGALLTGVETRTSSPLRLLRHPTELESLNTPGLFPAGEGAGHAGGILSAAIDGIKVAEAVALSLGTPHRSTAPP; encoded by the coding sequence GTGCTGCGCCTCAGCGAGCTGAAACTGCCGCTTGACCACAGCGCCGCCGACCTGGACGCGGCCATCACCCGCCGGCTGCGGCTCGCCCCCGGTGAGCTGCGCGGCCACCACCTGGTGAAACGCAGCGTCGATGCCCGGCGGCGCGGTGCCATCGCCCTGGTGTACTGCCTCGACCTGGAGCTCGAGGGCGGCGCCAGGCGCCGTCTGCTGCGCCGCTTCGCCGGCGACCCCCACCTGCGTCCGACCCCGGACAGCCGCTACCGCCCCGTGGCCCGGGCCGAGGGGACCTCCTCGGAGCTGCGCCCGGTGGTGGTGGGCGCCGGACCCTGCGGCTACTTCGCCGCCCTGCTGCTGGCCCAGATGGGCTGGCGGCCGCTGCTGCTGGAGCGCGGCAAGGCGGTGAAGGAGCGCACCGCGGACACCTTCGGCTTCTGGCAGGGCCGCCGCCGCTTCGATCCCGGCTCCAATGTCCAGTTCGGCGAGGGGGGAGCCGGCACCTTCTCCGACGGCAAGCTCTACAGCCAGGTGAGCGAGAACCCCACCTACATCCGCAAGGTGCTGGAGGAACTGGTGGCGGCCGGGGCCGACCCGGAGATCCTCACCCTGCACCACCCCCACATCGGCACCTTCAAGCTGGCCACGGTGGTACGCGGGCTGCGGGCCCGGATCGAGGCCCTGGGGGGCGAGGTCCGTTTCGGTCAGCACGTGGTCGAGCTGCTGCTGGGGGACGGCCCCGAGCGGCGCCTGGCGGGCGTGCGGCTGGCCGACGGCACATGCATCGCCACCCGCCACCTGGTGCTGGCGCCGGGCCACAGCGCCCGGGACACCTTCGCGATGCTGCATCGCCTGGGTGTGGCCATGGAGCCCAAGCCCTTTGCGGTCGGGGTGCGGATCGAGCACCCCCAGGCCCTGGTCGACCGGGCCCGCTGGGGGGAGGCGGCCGGCCATCCGCGGCTCGGGCCGGCGGAATACAAGCTGGTCCATCACGGCGGGGAGGCCGGCGCCGGCCGCAGCGTCTACAGCTTCTGCATGTGTCCCGGCGGCCTGGTGGTGGGGGCGACCTCGGAGGAGGGCTGCGTCGTCACCAACGGCATGAGCCAGCACTCACGCCGGGAGCGCAATGCCAACAGCGGCCTGGTGGTGCCCATCAGCCAGGAGGATCTGGCGCCGTATGCCCAGGAGGGGGCGGAGGCCCTGGCCGGGATCGCCTTCCAGCGCCACTGGGAGCGGCAGGCCTTCGACGCCGGCGGCGGCGACTACCGGGCACCGGCCCAGTGGCTGGAGGATTTTCTGGAGCACAGGCCCAGCCAGGAGTCCCCCCCGGAGGCGGTGGTGGGTTCGTACCAGCCCGGCCTGCGCTTCGGCAGCCTGGACGGCTGCCTGCCGGCCTACGTGCTCGACGCGATCCGGGAGGCCCTGCCGGCCTTCGCCCGCCGCATCCCGGGGTACGCCATGGCGGGGGCGCTGCTGACCGGCGTCGAGACCCGCACCTCCTCACCCCTGCGCCTGCTGCGCCACCCCACCGAGCTCGAGAGCCTCAACACCCCGGGACTCTTCCCGGCCGGGGAGGGGGCCGGCCATGCCGGCGGCATCCTCTCGGCGGCGATCGACGGCATCAAGGTGGCCGAAGCGGTGGCGCTCAGCCTTGGGACACCACACCGCTCCACTGCACCGCCCTGA